In the genome of Vanacampus margaritifer isolate UIUO_Vmar chromosome 1, RoL_Vmar_1.0, whole genome shotgun sequence, one region contains:
- the klc1a gene encoding kinesin light chain 1 isoform X4, protein MREDMSSMVRAKAEEEPGEKLSQDEIISRTKQVIQGLDALKQEHHAILDGLLGTLRCLKRDEEGGVLVEEKSHMIRKSLEMLELGLSEAQVMMALSAHLSSVESEKQKLRAQVRRLCQENQWLRDELAGTQQKLQKSEQSVAQLEEEKKHLEFMNQLKKYDHDLSPAEEKDLDSSKETLDDLFPDDQDDQAQGIQPAHGSAAAAAAQQGGYEIPARLRTLHNLVIQYASQGRYEVAVPLCKQALEDLEKTSGHDHPDVATMLNILALVYRDQNKYKEAANLLNDALAIREKTLGRDHPAVAATLNNLAVLYGKRGKYKEAEPLCKRALEIREKVLGKDHPDVAKQLNNLALLCQNQGKYEEVEYYYMRALEIYQTKLGPDDPNVAKTKNNLASCYLKQGKFKQAETLYKEILTRAHEREFGSVDGENKPIWMHAEEREEQSKGKPKDGSPFGEYGGWYKACKVDSPTVTTTLKNLGALYKRQGKFEAAETLEEAAMRSRKQGLDTAHKQRVADVLGEPEAREKQRSRESLTSDTVKYESGPDGGEEVSMSVEWNGQA, encoded by the exons ATGCGTGAGGACATGTCCAGCATGGTGCGCGCGAAGGCCGAGGAGGAGCCCGGCGAGAAGCTGTCCCAGGACGAGATCATCTCGCGGACCAAGCAGGTGATCCAAGGCCTGGACGCGCTCAAGCAGGAGCATCACGCCATCCTGGACGGCCTGCTGGGGACGCTGCGCTGCCTGAAGCGGGACGAGGAGGGCGGCGTGCTGGTGGAGGAGAAGTCGCACATGATCCGCAAGTCGCTGGAGATGCTGGAGCTGGGGCTGAGCGAGGCCCAGGTGATGATGGCGCTGTCGGCCCACCTGAGCTCGGTGGAGTCGGAGAAGCAGAAGCTGCGGGCTCAGGTGCGCCGCCTGTGCCAGGAGAACCAGTGGCTGCGGGACGAGCTGGCCGGCACGCAGCAGAAGCTGCAGAAGAGCGAGCAGAGCGTCGCgcagctggaggaggagaagaagcacCTGGAGTTCATGAACCAGCTCAAGAAGTACGACCACGACCTGTCGCCCGCG GAGGAAAAAGACTTGGACTCGAGCAAGGAGACCCTGGATGATCTCTTCCCGGATGATCAGGACGACCAAGCGCAAGGCA TCCAGCCGGCCCACGgcagcgcggcggcggcggccgcccAGCAAGGCGGCTACGAGATCCCGGCGCGCCTGCGGACGCTCCACAACCTGGTGATCCAGTACGCCTCGCAGGGTCGCTACGAGGTGGCCGTGCCGCTGTGCAAGCAGGCCCTGGAGGACCTGGAGAAGACGTCGGGACACGACCACCCCGACGTGGCCACCATGCTCAACATCCTGGCCCTCGTTTACAG AGATCAGAACAAGTACAAGGAGGCGGCCAACCTGCTGAACGACGCGCTGGCCATCAGGGAGAAGACGCTGGGCCGGGACCACCCTGCC GTCGCCGCCACGCTCAACAACCTGGCCGTGCTGTACGGCAAGAGGGGCAAGTACAAAGAGGCGGAACCGCTGTGCAAGCGAGCGCTGGAGATACGAGAGAAG GTGCTGGGCAAGGACCACCCGGACGTGGCCAAGCAGCTCAACAACTTGGCCCTGCTGTGCCAGAACCAGGGCAAGTACGAGGAGGTGGAATATTACTACATGCGAGCGCTGGAGATCTACCAGACCAAACTGGGGCCCGACGACCCCAACGTGGCCAAAACCAAGAACAACCTG GCCTCCTGTTACCTCAAGCAGGGCAAGTTCAAGCAGGCCGAGACGCTCTACAAAGAAATCCTCACACGGGCCCACGAGAGGGAGTTTGGTTCTGTTGATG GCGAGAACAAACCCATTTGGATGCACGCCGAGGAGCGGGAGGAGCAAAGCAAG GGCAAGCCAAAGGACGGCTCGCCTTTCGGAGAGTACGGCGGATGGTACAAAGCCTGCAAAGTTGACAG CCCCACCGTCACCACCACCCTGAAGAACCTGGGGGCGCTCTACAAGCGGCAGGGCAAGTTCGAGGCGGCCGAGACCCTGGAGGAGGCCGCCATGCGCTCCAGGAAGCAG GGTCTGGACACGGCCCACAAGCAGCGCGTGGCCGACGTGCTCGGCGAGCCCGAAGCTCGCGAGAAGCAGCGCAGCCGCGAGAGCTTGACCTCCGACACGGTCAAGTACGAGAGCGGCCCCGACGGCGGCGAGGAAGTGAGTATGAGCGTGGAGTGGAACGGG CAGGCCTAA